From Catenulispora sp. EB89, the proteins below share one genomic window:
- a CDS encoding carbohydrate ABC transporter permease has product MRSHRFYTPWLLMLPALVWLALFSVWPAINTVTLSFTNVHQLTGGHFIGLKNYWLLWHDPHIRDAVLNTIVFMVICVPLLTLLPLLLAMLVQRNIRGIAFFRTAFYFPVIASAVTVALIWKWMLDDRGLFNNLLQTMGFVHKTVPFLTDRWLLLLSAIALTVWKGLGYYMLLYMSALGSVRRELHEAAAVDGAGSVRRFWSVTVPGVRGTMILISVLIAVNAMRVFSELYILGGATGGVGGQDVSIVMLVQQAASGSDGRLGYASAISVFLFFLTAIPLLFLTRLNKNSQEES; this is encoded by the coding sequence ATGAGGTCCCACCGGTTCTACACCCCATGGCTGTTGATGCTGCCGGCGCTGGTATGGCTCGCGCTGTTCAGCGTCTGGCCGGCGATCAACACCGTCACGTTGTCGTTCACCAACGTGCACCAGCTCACCGGTGGGCACTTCATCGGTCTCAAGAACTACTGGCTCCTGTGGCACGACCCGCACATCCGGGACGCGGTGCTCAACACCATCGTCTTCATGGTGATCTGCGTCCCGCTGCTCACCCTGCTTCCGCTGCTGCTGGCGATGCTGGTGCAGCGGAACATCCGAGGCATCGCCTTCTTCCGGACCGCGTTCTACTTCCCGGTCATCGCCTCGGCGGTGACCGTGGCCCTGATCTGGAAGTGGATGCTGGACGACCGCGGTCTGTTCAACAACCTGCTGCAGACCATGGGATTCGTCCACAAGACGGTCCCGTTCCTCACCGACCGGTGGCTGCTGCTGCTCAGCGCGATCGCGCTGACGGTGTGGAAGGGCCTGGGCTACTACATGCTCCTGTACATGTCCGCGCTGGGCAGCGTGCGGCGGGAGCTGCACGAGGCCGCCGCCGTGGACGGCGCCGGATCGGTGCGCCGGTTCTGGAGCGTCACGGTCCCCGGGGTGCGCGGCACCATGATCCTGATCTCGGTGCTGATCGCGGTGAACGCCATGCGGGTGTTCAGCGAGCTCTACATCCTCGGCGGCGCCACCGGCGGGGTCGGGGGCCAGGACGTGTCGATCGTGATGCTGGTGCAGCAGGCCGCCTCCGGCAGCGACGGCCGCCTCGGCTACGCCAGCGCGATCAGCGTGTTCCTGTTCTTCCTCACCGCCATCCCGCTGTTGTTCCTGACCCGCCTGAACAAGAACAGCCAGGAGGAGTCGTGA
- a CDS encoding ABC transporter permease: protein MILAQAAHEVRLMLRNPEQLLLTIVIPALMMVLFSGESLVATTGPGKRIDFYAPGLFGAAVLSTAFTGLAIATGFERRYGVLKRMGATPLPRWGLIVAKALCVLCVEVIQIALLSAIALAMGWKPHGNPLAVAVLIVLATGTFAGLAMLMAGTLRAEATLGLANFVFLLLLAGGGVIIPLSKFPSGVRHVLDALPISALTNGLRDVLQHGATLPWANVGILAAWAVAAIAVAARTFKWE from the coding sequence ATGATCCTCGCGCAGGCCGCGCACGAGGTCCGCCTGATGCTCCGCAACCCCGAGCAGCTGCTGCTGACCATAGTGATCCCGGCCCTGATGATGGTCCTGTTCTCCGGGGAGTCGCTGGTCGCGACCACCGGCCCGGGCAAGCGCATCGACTTCTACGCCCCGGGCCTGTTCGGCGCGGCGGTGCTGTCGACGGCGTTCACCGGACTCGCGATCGCCACCGGCTTCGAGCGCCGCTACGGCGTGCTCAAGCGCATGGGCGCCACCCCACTGCCGCGCTGGGGGCTGATCGTGGCCAAGGCGCTGTGCGTGCTGTGCGTCGAGGTGATCCAGATCGCGCTGCTCTCGGCGATCGCCCTGGCCATGGGCTGGAAGCCGCACGGCAACCCGCTGGCGGTGGCGGTCCTGATCGTCCTGGCCACCGGCACCTTCGCCGGCCTGGCCATGCTGATGGCCGGCACGCTGCGCGCCGAGGCCACGCTGGGCCTGGCGAACTTCGTGTTCCTGCTGCTGCTGGCCGGCGGCGGCGTGATCATCCCGCTGTCCAAGTTCCCGTCGGGCGTCCGCCACGTGCTCGACGCCCTCCCGATCAGCGCCCTCACCAACGGCCTGCGCGACGTGCTCCAGCACGGCGCCACGCTGCCCTGGGCGAACGTCGGTATCCTCGCCGCGTGGGCCGTGGCCGCGATCGCGGTGGCCGCCCGCACCTTCAAGTGGGAGTAG
- a CDS encoding carbohydrate ABC transporter permease has protein sequence MTATTAEDSREQQKRQKRAARGTAAVRHPERKGRSPIFDAPTPHGLVLRYTALVIVLLISVGPMLWELSTSLKSKAEDVYTQNIQLLPHHPTLGNYGEVQNTIPVWHFALNSLTVAAINVTGNVIGATLAGYVLARLKFKGRKLLLGVFVATLILPAEVTIISKFQMITSMGLGDSILGVCLPDMIAMTNVLLMRNAFMALPKEIEEAAIIDGANVLQRMRYVGLPSVKGTLSVISIFAFIGAWDDFLWPLLVLQSPNKLTLTVGLSYLNGQWSHDPRTIAAGTMMALLPILALFLILQRYFFRGVAEGAIKG, from the coding sequence GTGACCGCGACCACCGCCGAGGACAGCCGCGAGCAGCAGAAGCGGCAGAAGCGGGCCGCGCGCGGCACAGCCGCCGTCCGGCATCCGGAGCGCAAGGGGCGCTCGCCCATCTTCGACGCCCCGACGCCGCACGGGCTGGTCCTGCGCTACACCGCGCTGGTCATCGTGCTGCTGATCTCCGTCGGCCCGATGCTGTGGGAGCTGTCGACCTCGCTGAAGAGCAAGGCCGAGGACGTCTACACGCAGAACATCCAGCTGCTGCCGCACCACCCGACGCTCGGCAACTACGGCGAGGTGCAGAACACCATCCCGGTGTGGCACTTCGCGCTGAACTCGCTGACCGTGGCCGCCATCAACGTCACGGGCAACGTCATCGGCGCCACGCTGGCCGGCTACGTGCTGGCCCGGCTCAAGTTCAAGGGCCGCAAGCTGCTGCTCGGGGTGTTCGTGGCGACGCTGATCCTGCCGGCCGAGGTGACGATCATCTCCAAGTTCCAGATGATCACCAGCATGGGCCTGGGCGACTCGATCCTCGGGGTCTGCCTGCCGGACATGATCGCCATGACCAACGTGCTGCTCATGCGCAACGCGTTCATGGCGCTGCCCAAGGAGATCGAGGAGGCCGCGATCATCGACGGCGCCAACGTCCTGCAGCGGATGCGCTACGTCGGCCTGCCGTCGGTCAAGGGCACGCTGAGCGTGATCTCGATCTTCGCCTTCATCGGGGCCTGGGACGACTTCCTGTGGCCGCTGCTGGTGTTGCAGAGCCCGAACAAGCTCACGCTGACCGTCGGCCTGTCCTATCTGAACGGCCAGTGGTCGCATGATCCGCGCACCATCGCCGCCGGAACCATGATGGCGCTGCTGCCGATCCTCGCGCTCTTCCTGATCTTGCAAAGGTACTTCTTCCGAGGCGTCGCGGAGGGCGCCATCAAGGGGTGA
- a CDS encoding glycosyl hydrolase: protein MTAVPPRPPSPQPPTAGTQPTHPQAAPRFGVNYTPSVGWFHHWLDFDLDEVRADLDSIAGLGLDHVRVFPLWPVFQPNRTLIRPRAVEQLVALADAAGERGLDVNVDGLQGHLSSFDFQPAWVSTWHRRNMFTDPDVVAGEAEYLRTLASALADRPNFIGMTLGNETNQFSGDPHPDPDRITPAQAAAWLDRLLAACEEGAPGKLHLHCSYDAAWYLDDHPFTPGHAARQGAATAIHSWVFNGTQQRYGTDSTAVAHHAEYMIELSKAWATEAHRPVWLQEVGAPQPHIPADKAADFTRATVANALDCPDLWGVTWWCSHDVSKDLADFPELEYRLGLLTNSREPKPAGLELAKIVGEVREQWAPPAPRAVGLVLDLPEEVTARATCGPGGRYYEAFMHLLAEGARPTAVLAGLAGDKNHLTARGITEVLAVEDVWS, encoded by the coding sequence ATGACCGCAGTTCCGCCCCGTCCGCCGTCCCCGCAGCCGCCGACCGCAGGCACCCAGCCGACGCACCCACAAGCCGCACCCCGCTTCGGCGTCAACTACACCCCCAGCGTCGGCTGGTTCCACCACTGGCTCGACTTCGACCTGGACGAGGTGCGCGCCGACCTGGACTCGATCGCCGGGCTCGGCCTGGACCACGTGCGGGTCTTCCCGCTGTGGCCGGTGTTCCAGCCCAACCGGACGCTGATCCGGCCGCGCGCGGTCGAGCAGCTGGTGGCGCTCGCCGACGCCGCCGGCGAGCGCGGGCTGGACGTCAACGTCGACGGCCTGCAGGGCCACCTGTCCAGCTTCGACTTCCAGCCGGCCTGGGTCAGCACCTGGCACCGCCGGAACATGTTCACCGACCCCGACGTGGTCGCCGGCGAGGCCGAGTACCTGCGCACGCTGGCCTCCGCGCTGGCCGACCGCCCGAACTTCATCGGCATGACGCTCGGCAACGAGACCAACCAGTTCTCCGGCGACCCGCATCCGGATCCGGACCGCATCACCCCGGCGCAGGCCGCGGCCTGGCTGGACCGCCTGCTCGCGGCCTGTGAGGAGGGCGCGCCGGGCAAGCTGCACCTGCACTGTTCCTACGACGCCGCCTGGTACCTCGACGACCACCCCTTCACCCCGGGGCACGCCGCGCGCCAGGGCGCCGCGACCGCGATCCACTCCTGGGTCTTCAACGGCACGCAGCAGCGCTACGGCACGGACTCCACGGCCGTGGCGCACCACGCCGAGTACATGATCGAGCTGTCCAAGGCCTGGGCCACCGAGGCGCACCGGCCGGTGTGGCTGCAGGAGGTCGGCGCTCCGCAGCCGCACATCCCGGCCGACAAAGCCGCCGATTTCACCCGGGCCACGGTAGCGAACGCGCTTGACTGCCCGGACCTGTGGGGCGTCACGTGGTGGTGTTCACACGACGTGAGCAAGGACCTGGCCGACTTCCCCGAGCTCGAGTACCGCCTCGGGCTGCTCACCAACTCCCGCGAGCCCAAGCCGGCCGGACTGGAGCTGGCGAAGATCGTCGGCGAGGTCCGGGAGCAGTGGGCCCCGCCCGCCCCGCGGGCCGTCGGCCTGGTCCTGGACCTGCCCGAGGAGGTCACGGCGCGGGCCACGTGCGGCCCCGGCGGACGCTACTACGAAGCCTTCATGCATTTATTAGCAGAAGGTGCACGGCCCACAGCTGTACTCGCCGGGTTGGCGGGGGATAAGAATCACTTGACTGCGCGCGGCATCACCGAGGTGCTGGCCGTCGAGGACGTTTGGAGCTAA
- a CDS encoding LacI family DNA-binding transcriptional regulator: protein MTRPTIDDIARRAGVSKSAVSFALNDRPGVSPATRERILRVASEMNWRPHKAARALGGARADAVGLVVARPAQTIGAEPFFGLLLAGLQAGLSARSVALHLMIVEDTAAEIEVYRRWTSERHVDGFVLVDLQHRDKRVPVLEELDVPAVVIGGPGGHGTLPSLWADDREAMLSLVDYLAALGHRRIAHVAGDEAFHHTRRRIRALKDAARRLHLVDAVSVPTDFSDAQGASATRALLSSPERPSALIFDSDVMAVAGLAVAAEMGVAVPAGLSVVSFEDSLLTRIVHPGITALHRDTFALGGQVAAMLLAAIDEPGSVRDVQSATPRLTVRESTRAPYSDHRP, encoded by the coding sequence GTGACCAGGCCCACGATCGACGACATCGCCCGCCGTGCCGGGGTGTCGAAGAGCGCCGTGTCGTTCGCGCTGAACGACCGCCCCGGCGTAAGCCCCGCCACCCGCGAACGCATCCTTCGGGTGGCCTCGGAGATGAACTGGCGGCCGCACAAGGCGGCGCGCGCCCTCGGCGGCGCCCGCGCGGACGCGGTCGGGCTGGTGGTGGCGCGCCCCGCGCAGACCATCGGCGCCGAGCCGTTCTTCGGCCTGCTGCTGGCCGGGCTCCAGGCCGGACTGTCCGCGCGCTCGGTGGCGCTGCACCTGATGATCGTCGAGGACACCGCGGCCGAGATCGAGGTCTACCGGCGCTGGACCTCCGAGCGGCATGTGGACGGCTTCGTGCTGGTCGACCTCCAGCACCGGGACAAGCGTGTGCCGGTGCTGGAGGAACTGGACGTCCCGGCGGTGGTGATCGGCGGCCCCGGCGGCCACGGCACGCTGCCCAGCCTGTGGGCCGACGACCGCGAGGCGATGCTGTCCCTGGTGGACTACCTGGCCGCGCTGGGCCACCGGCGCATCGCGCACGTCGCCGGCGACGAGGCGTTCCACCACACCCGCCGCCGCATCCGGGCGCTGAAGGACGCGGCCCGCCGCCTGCACCTGGTGGACGCGGTCTCGGTCCCCACCGACTTCAGCGACGCCCAGGGCGCCTCGGCCACCCGCGCGCTGCTGAGCAGCCCGGAGCGGCCCAGCGCCCTGATCTTCGACTCCGACGTCATGGCGGTCGCCGGGCTCGCGGTGGCGGCCGAGATGGGGGTGGCCGTGCCGGCCGGCCTGTCAGTGGTCTCCTTCGAGGACTCCCTGCTCACCCGCATCGTGCACCCGGGGATCACCGCGCTGCACCGCGACACGTTCGCGCTCGGCGGCCAGGTCGCGGCGATGCTGCTGGCCGCGATCGACGAGCCGGGCTCGGTGCGCGACGTGCAGAGCGCCACGCCCCGGCTCACGGTGCGGGAGAGCACGCGCGCCCCTTACAGCGACCACCGGCCATGA
- a CDS encoding alpha-mannosidase: MHDNRSLVEHRLKRVLEERITPAIYPESVPLTGSIWVAPGEPVPVAEGLAAPREPVAVGDRWGAPWGTSWLTVAGTVPAAWAGRTVEAIIDLGFDKNMPGFQCEGLVYRPDGSPVKGLNPRNQWVRVADRAAGGEDVLLHVEAASNPVILDYHPFLPTLLGDKETAGDEPQYRLEKLELAVFDETVWNLVADLEVLGELMAELPEDSARRYEIVRAVERALDAVDLQNVNATAAAAREQLAEVLAKPAVPSAHRISAVGHAHIDSAWLWPLRETVRKVARTTANMTNLLDSEPEFIYTMSQAAQYDFIKTHRPEVYEKVKKAVADGRFVPAGGMWVESDTNMPGSEAMARQFVHGKRFFLDEFGVENDEAWLPDTFGFAGGLPQIIKAAGSKWLLTQKISWSQVNKFPHHTFLWEGIDGTRIFTHFPPIDTYNCSMKGSEIAHAARNFKDKGRASVSLAPTGWGDGGGGTTREMVAKARRMKDLEGSAKVAWEKPADFFAKAEAEYQNPPVWVGELYLELHRATLTSQAGTKQGNRRSEHLLREAELWSATAAVRHGAEYPYEALDQIWKTVLLHQFHDILPGSSIAWVHREAEATYARLGRQLEGIIGASLSLLAGDGDPADVGPGEVLFNSAPHAQAGVPAGSARAAVTPFGTPGVAHEAGAVEVSPRAEGGFVIANGLVRVEIDGRGLVVSAVDLEQGRETIPAGAAANLLQIHPDFPNMWDAWDVDEFYRNTVTDLTDVESVEVSESDPARASVRVVRAFGASRVSQELILTGGSKRLDIATEVDWHETEKFLKLAFPLDIHADRYASETQFGHLFRPTHSNTSWEAAKFEACNHRFVHFEEPGWGVALVSASTYGHDVTRTVRADGGTTTTARVSLLRAPRFPDPETDQGVHRFRHALVPGASIGDAVRDGYALSLPERRVAGSAEVAPLFTIDSDAVTASAIKLADDRSGDVILRVYESHGGRASARVTPGFGFSGFEICDLLERPITREGVSVATDNDGLRLDLRPFQLVTLRFARTTGSEA; the protein is encoded by the coding sequence ATGCACGATAACCGGTCCTTGGTGGAACACCGTCTGAAGCGCGTCCTGGAGGAGCGCATCACCCCGGCGATCTACCCGGAGTCGGTGCCGTTGACGGGGTCGATCTGGGTGGCGCCCGGCGAGCCGGTGCCGGTGGCCGAAGGCCTCGCCGCGCCGCGCGAGCCGGTCGCGGTCGGCGACCGCTGGGGCGCGCCGTGGGGGACGAGCTGGCTGACGGTCGCCGGGACGGTCCCCGCCGCCTGGGCGGGCCGGACCGTCGAGGCGATCATCGACCTCGGATTCGACAAGAACATGCCCGGCTTCCAGTGCGAGGGGCTGGTCTACCGACCCGACGGCTCGCCGGTGAAGGGTCTGAACCCGCGCAACCAGTGGGTGCGCGTGGCGGACCGGGCGGCCGGCGGCGAGGACGTGCTGCTGCACGTCGAGGCGGCGTCGAACCCGGTGATCCTGGACTACCACCCCTTCCTGCCGACCCTGCTCGGCGACAAGGAGACGGCCGGCGACGAGCCGCAGTACCGGCTGGAGAAGCTGGAGCTGGCGGTCTTCGACGAGACGGTCTGGAACCTGGTCGCCGACCTGGAGGTGCTCGGCGAGCTGATGGCCGAGCTGCCGGAGGATTCCGCGCGGCGCTACGAGATCGTGCGGGCTGTCGAGCGCGCGCTGGACGCCGTCGACCTCCAGAACGTGAACGCCACCGCGGCTGCGGCGCGCGAGCAGTTGGCCGAGGTGCTGGCCAAGCCGGCCGTGCCCTCGGCGCACCGGATCTCCGCGGTCGGCCACGCGCACATCGACTCGGCGTGGCTGTGGCCGCTGCGCGAGACGGTCCGCAAGGTCGCGCGCACCACCGCGAACATGACCAACCTGCTGGACTCCGAGCCCGAGTTCATCTACACGATGTCCCAGGCCGCGCAGTACGACTTCATCAAGACCCACCGCCCCGAGGTCTACGAGAAGGTCAAGAAGGCGGTCGCGGACGGCCGCTTCGTGCCGGCCGGCGGCATGTGGGTGGAGTCGGACACGAACATGCCCGGCTCGGAGGCGATGGCCCGGCAGTTCGTGCACGGCAAGCGCTTCTTCCTGGACGAGTTCGGCGTCGAGAACGACGAGGCCTGGCTGCCGGACACCTTCGGCTTCGCCGGCGGCCTGCCGCAGATCATCAAGGCGGCGGGCTCGAAGTGGCTGCTGACCCAGAAGATCTCCTGGAGCCAGGTCAACAAGTTCCCGCACCACACCTTCCTGTGGGAGGGCATCGACGGCACCCGGATCTTCACGCACTTCCCGCCGATCGACACCTACAACTGCTCGATGAAGGGCAGCGAGATCGCGCACGCCGCGCGCAACTTCAAGGACAAGGGCCGCGCCTCGGTGTCGCTGGCCCCGACCGGCTGGGGCGACGGCGGCGGCGGGACCACGCGCGAGATGGTCGCCAAGGCCCGGCGGATGAAGGACCTGGAGGGGTCGGCGAAGGTCGCGTGGGAGAAGCCCGCCGACTTCTTCGCGAAGGCCGAGGCCGAGTACCAGAACCCGCCGGTGTGGGTGGGGGAGCTGTACCTGGAGCTGCACCGGGCCACGCTGACCAGCCAGGCCGGGACCAAGCAGGGGAACCGGCGCAGCGAGCACCTGCTGCGCGAGGCGGAGCTGTGGTCGGCGACGGCGGCGGTGCGGCACGGGGCCGAATACCCGTACGAGGCGCTGGACCAGATCTGGAAGACGGTGCTGCTGCACCAGTTCCACGACATCCTGCCGGGCTCGTCGATCGCGTGGGTGCACCGCGAGGCGGAGGCCACGTACGCCCGGCTCGGGAGGCAGCTGGAAGGGATCATCGGGGCGAGCCTGTCCCTGCTCGCCGGCGATGGGGATCCCGCCGACGTCGGTCCGGGCGAGGTGCTGTTCAACAGCGCCCCGCACGCGCAGGCCGGAGTGCCCGCGGGGTCCGCGCGCGCCGCGGTCACACCGTTCGGCACGCCCGGGGTGGCGCACGAGGCCGGCGCGGTCGAGGTCTCGCCGCGTGCCGAGGGCGGGTTCGTGATCGCCAACGGCCTGGTGCGGGTGGAGATCGACGGCCGCGGCCTGGTGGTCTCGGCGGTCGACCTGGAGCAAGGCCGCGAGACGATCCCGGCCGGCGCCGCGGCGAACCTGCTGCAGATCCACCCGGACTTCCCGAACATGTGGGACGCCTGGGACGTCGACGAGTTCTACCGCAACACGGTCACCGACCTGACCGATGTGGAGTCGGTGGAGGTCTCGGAGTCCGACCCGGCCCGGGCCTCGGTGCGGGTGGTGCGCGCCTTCGGGGCGTCGCGGGTGTCGCAGGAGCTCATCCTGACCGGCGGCTCGAAGCGGCTGGACATCGCCACCGAGGTCGACTGGCACGAGACCGAGAAGTTCCTGAAGCTGGCGTTCCCGCTGGACATCCACGCCGACCGCTACGCCTCCGAGACGCAGTTCGGCCACCTGTTCCGGCCGACGCACTCCAACACCTCGTGGGAGGCGGCGAAGTTCGAGGCCTGCAACCACCGGTTCGTGCACTTCGAGGAGCCGGGCTGGGGCGTGGCGCTGGTCAGCGCCTCCACCTACGGGCACGACGTGACCCGGACCGTCCGCGCGGACGGCGGCACCACCACGACCGCGCGCGTCTCGCTGCTGCGCGCGCCCCGGTTCCCTGACCCGGAGACCGACCAGGGCGTGCACCGCTTCCGGCACGCGCTCGTTCCGGGCGCCTCGATCGGCGACGCGGTGCGCGACGGCTACGCGCTGAGCCTGCCGGAGCGCCGGGTCGCGGGCTCGGCCGAGGTGGCCCCCCTGTTCACCATCGACAGCGACGCCGTCACCGCCTCCGCGATCAAGCTCGCGGACGACCGCAGCGGCGACGTGATCCTGCGCGTCTACGAATCGCACGGCGGCCGGGCCTCGGCGCGCGTCACGCCGGGCTTCGGTTTCTCGGGCTTTGAGATCTGCGATTTGCTTGAGCGGCCGATCACCCGAGAGGGTGTGAGCGTGGCCACAGACAACGATGGACTCCGTCTGGATCTGCGGCCGTTCCAGCTCGTGACGCTCCGCTTCGCCCGCACGACCGGTTCGGAGGCCTGA
- a CDS encoding ABC transporter ATP-binding protein: MGQPAVEVTGLVKRYGAKTAVDGLDLRVQTGTITAVLGPNGAGKTSTIECCEGYRRPDGGTVRVLGLDPIAEGERLRPRIGVMLQSGGIYPSVRAAEMLKHTAKLYANPLDTDALIERLGLGSAGRTTFRRLSGGQQQRLSLALAVVGRPELVFLDEPTAGLDVQARHATWELIEQLRRDGVTVVLTTHLLDEAERLADTVAIVDSGRVIAHDTPAALAAANGTADTAIRFTAPPGLDLAGLLATLPAGLTAVEQPPGGYTVAGDITPTALAKVTAWCAAKDVMPQGLSVGRRTLEDVFLDLTGRDLR; the protein is encoded by the coding sequence ATGGGACAACCAGCCGTAGAAGTGACCGGCCTGGTCAAGAGGTACGGCGCCAAGACCGCGGTGGACGGCCTGGACCTGCGCGTGCAGACCGGGACCATCACCGCCGTGCTCGGCCCGAACGGGGCCGGCAAGACCTCCACGATCGAGTGCTGCGAGGGGTACCGCCGTCCCGACGGCGGCACCGTCCGCGTGCTCGGGCTGGACCCGATCGCCGAGGGCGAGCGGCTGCGGCCGCGGATCGGCGTGATGCTGCAGTCCGGCGGCATCTATCCCAGCGTGCGCGCCGCGGAGATGCTGAAGCACACCGCGAAGCTCTACGCGAACCCCCTGGACACCGACGCGCTGATCGAGCGCCTGGGCCTGGGCTCGGCCGGCCGCACCACCTTCCGGCGGCTGTCCGGCGGCCAGCAGCAGCGGCTCTCGCTGGCGCTGGCCGTGGTCGGGCGGCCGGAGCTGGTGTTCCTGGACGAGCCCACGGCCGGCCTGGACGTGCAGGCCCGGCACGCCACCTGGGAGCTGATCGAGCAGCTGCGGCGCGACGGCGTCACCGTGGTGCTCACCACGCATCTGCTGGACGAGGCCGAACGGCTGGCCGACACGGTGGCGATCGTGGACTCCGGCCGGGTGATCGCGCACGACACCCCGGCGGCGCTGGCCGCCGCGAACGGCACCGCGGACACCGCGATCCGCTTCACCGCACCCCCCGGCCTGGACCTGGCCGGGCTGCTGGCCACGCTGCCAGCCGGCCTGACCGCCGTCGAGCAGCCGCCCGGCGGCTACACCGTGGCCGGGGACATCACCCCCACCGCACTGGCGAAGGTGACCGCGTGGTGCGCCGCCAAGGACGTGATGCCGCAGGGACTGAGCGTGGGACGCCGTACCCTCGAAGACGTCTTCCTCGATCTCACCGGACGGGACCTCCGTTGA
- a CDS encoding ABC transporter substrate-binding protein, giving the protein MRRTTAVSAIAVAATLLAGCGVGSKSSSADANKTVATTAALSGSITFQTWSLKNDKFTPFFTKLIADFKAAHPGTDINWIDQPGDGYPTKVASQVSTGSLPDVINLPPDIAHAVAKTGNLLDLKQNVPTLQTDWVKSGLNAYNYQDISSGSQYFGFPWYLGTDVSYWNKTMMAKDGLDATNPPKTFDDLVAQAKTMHDKSGGKDYLMSRAPGLSDIANTGTKLLTADGTKFAFNTAPAEAMLDKYTAAYKAGYLPSNVLDNSYEGNSTLFSKQQVAWTTGGGNLITSLQQDNPTLAPNVLPSPALDTAPLYVQGLSVASKSKNLPLALAFAEFVTDDANQQAFIKLAPGFLPGSSASANNPQYSKSDGTPQGDAAVIAYKDMQTAVNFTPPIWTDAMNTILNQEIAKAMTGKESSKQALDNTVNQANALLTQ; this is encoded by the coding sequence ATGCGCAGGACCACAGCGGTATCCGCCATAGCCGTCGCCGCGACGCTGCTGGCCGGCTGCGGCGTCGGAAGCAAGTCCTCGTCCGCGGACGCGAACAAGACCGTCGCCACCACGGCCGCGCTCTCGGGCAGCATCACCTTCCAGACCTGGTCGTTGAAGAACGACAAGTTCACGCCGTTCTTCACCAAGCTGATCGCCGACTTCAAGGCCGCGCACCCGGGCACCGACATCAACTGGATCGACCAGCCCGGCGACGGCTACCCGACCAAGGTCGCCAGCCAGGTCTCCACCGGCAGCCTGCCCGACGTGATCAACCTGCCGCCGGACATCGCGCACGCCGTGGCCAAGACCGGCAACCTGCTGGACCTGAAGCAGAACGTCCCGACGCTGCAGACGGACTGGGTCAAGAGCGGCCTGAACGCCTACAACTACCAGGACATCTCCAGCGGCTCCCAGTACTTCGGCTTCCCGTGGTACCTCGGCACGGACGTCAGCTACTGGAACAAGACGATGATGGCCAAGGACGGCCTGGACGCCACCAACCCGCCGAAGACCTTCGACGACCTGGTCGCGCAGGCGAAGACCATGCACGACAAGTCCGGCGGCAAGGACTACCTGATGTCGCGCGCCCCGGGGCTGTCCGACATCGCCAACACCGGCACCAAGCTGCTCACCGCCGACGGCACGAAGTTCGCCTTCAACACCGCGCCGGCCGAGGCGATGCTGGACAAGTACACCGCCGCCTACAAGGCCGGGTACCTGCCCTCGAACGTCCTGGACAACAGCTACGAGGGCAACTCCACGCTGTTCAGCAAGCAGCAGGTCGCCTGGACCACCGGCGGCGGCAACCTGATCACCAGCCTGCAGCAGGACAACCCGACGCTGGCCCCGAACGTGCTCCCGTCCCCGGCGCTGGACACCGCGCCGCTGTACGTGCAGGGCCTGTCGGTCGCCAGCAAGAGCAAGAACCTCCCGCTGGCCCTGGCCTTCGCCGAGTTCGTGACCGACGACGCCAACCAGCAGGCCTTCATCAAGCTGGCGCCGGGCTTCCTGCCGGGTTCCTCGGCCTCGGCCAACAACCCGCAGTACAGCAAGAGCGACGGCACGCCGCAAGGCGACGCCGCGGTGATCGCGTACAAGGACATGCAGACCGCGGTGAACTTCACCCCGCCGATCTGGACCGACGCGATGAACACGATCCTGAACCAGGAGATCGCCAAGGCGATGACCGGCAAGGAGAGCTCCAAGCAGGCCCTGGACAACACGGTGAACCAGGCGAACGCGCTGCTCACGCAGTGA